The Aurantiacibacter arachoides genome window below encodes:
- a CDS encoding fused MFS/spermidine synthase — MADSPVRVRRQLFVVTVLASSFLLFLVQPMVARMALPRLGGAPNVWNSAMLVYQALLLGGYAYAHAIGRFPLRWQGAIHIAVLLLGGLTLPLALAETAPPAPGWEALWVPWLFLLTVGPAFFAISAQAPLLQRWFAAHPQAGNPYPLYAASNLGSFAGLLAYPLLAEPLLAIGQQSHAWAAGYALLVVLVASALWARRNSNAAAIVPADDPQEPIAARSDWRTVLLWLALSAVPSGLMLSTTTFLTTDIMAIPLVWVIPLGLYLLSFTIAFAERRALAGLFVVLAPLVLLVDGSVAMFAAGRADLLAGTASVILLFVVAVALHARLYDNRPHPGELTRFYLVMAVGGVAGGLFTALIAPVVFDWTWEHPLLILAAALLLPLAPWRRAIAGRFGNPAWLRLVLAGILVVLFAFALAAFPPGLGETQLAGWQWATLFVMLSLALVLAARRWSFVTGVAVLLLAFGGIANLRTSIEGLRERSYFGIYAVRTTPDGDTLLMHGTTIHGLQHTETTPNEPTTYYGRSSGVGRALALAAPDARVGVVGLGVGTLACYRQARQAWTFFEIDPVVRDFSDRGLFTYLANCAPGAPVVIGDARIAIEAMPQASFDVLVIDAFSSDAIPLHLLTDEAMGIYLAATAGDGLLMMHISNNYIRLQPVLARLAQERGLATMVLIDKGDSAGSGTGNNAGDLYPSTWVALAPDQARLAELAGSGAWQPLAPPEGPVWTDDYASILPYLVWENFL, encoded by the coding sequence GTGGCTGACAGCCCCGTTCGCGTGCGCCGCCAGCTGTTCGTCGTAACGGTGCTGGCGAGCAGCTTCCTGCTCTTTCTGGTGCAGCCGATGGTTGCGCGCATGGCGCTGCCCCGGCTGGGAGGCGCGCCGAACGTTTGGAACAGCGCCATGCTGGTTTACCAGGCGTTGCTGTTGGGCGGTTACGCCTATGCCCACGCGATCGGACGTTTCCCGTTGCGGTGGCAGGGCGCGATCCACATCGCGGTATTGCTGCTGGGCGGGCTGACCCTCCCTCTTGCGCTGGCAGAGACCGCGCCGCCCGCGCCGGGGTGGGAAGCATTGTGGGTGCCGTGGCTGTTCCTGCTGACCGTCGGCCCGGCGTTTTTTGCCATATCCGCGCAGGCTCCGCTGTTGCAGCGCTGGTTCGCCGCGCATCCGCAGGCGGGCAATCCTTATCCCCTGTATGCCGCGTCCAACCTCGGCAGTTTTGCCGGCCTCCTCGCCTATCCGCTGCTGGCCGAGCCGCTGCTTGCCATCGGCCAGCAGAGCCATGCGTGGGCGGCGGGCTACGCGCTGCTTGTCGTGCTGGTGGCCTCGGCTCTGTGGGCGCGACGAAACTCCAACGCCGCCGCAATCGTACCCGCAGACGATCCGCAAGAGCCCATTGCCGCGCGCAGCGACTGGCGCACGGTCCTTTTGTGGCTGGCGCTGTCGGCTGTTCCATCGGGCCTGATGCTGTCCACCACGACGTTCCTAACCACCGACATCATGGCGATTCCGCTGGTTTGGGTGATACCGCTGGGGCTTTACCTGCTCAGTTTCACGATCGCCTTTGCCGAACGGCGTGCGCTGGCGGGGCTGTTCGTGGTCCTCGCACCGCTCGTACTGCTGGTCGACGGCAGCGTGGCCATGTTTGCCGCTGGCCGGGCGGACCTGCTCGCAGGCACGGCGAGCGTCATCCTGCTGTTCGTCGTGGCCGTCGCACTGCACGCCCGTCTCTACGACAATCGTCCGCACCCTGGCGAACTCACGCGCTTCTACCTGGTAATGGCCGTCGGCGGCGTGGCGGGCGGGCTGTTCACCGCGCTGATCGCGCCGGTGGTGTTCGACTGGACGTGGGAGCACCCGCTGCTGATCCTCGCCGCCGCACTTTTGCTGCCGCTCGCCCCGTGGAGGCGCGCCATCGCTGGCCGCTTCGGCAATCCGGCATGGCTGCGCCTGGTGCTCGCCGGCATCCTTGTCGTCCTGTTCGCCTTCGCCTTGGCAGCATTCCCGCCCGGCCTTGGCGAAACGCAGCTGGCCGGTTGGCAATGGGCCACCTTGTTCGTCATGCTGTCGCTGGCTCTGGTGCTGGCGGCCCGCCGCTGGTCGTTCGTGACAGGGGTTGCCGTGCTGCTGCTGGCCTTCGGCGGAATCGCCAACCTGCGCACGAGCATCGAGGGTCTGCGCGAACGCAGCTATTTCGGGATCTATGCGGTCCGGACCACGCCCGATGGCGACACGCTGCTGATGCACGGGACGACCATCCACGGCCTCCAGCATACCGAGACAACGCCAAACGAGCCGACCACTTACTACGGCCGCAGCTCCGGCGTGGGGCGGGCGCTGGCCCTGGCTGCGCCCGATGCGCGCGTGGGCGTGGTCGGGCTCGGGGTGGGGACGCTCGCCTGCTATCGCCAAGCGCGACAGGCATGGACCTTTTTCGAGATCGACCCGGTGGTCCGCGATTTTTCCGATCGCGGGCTGTTCACCTATCTCGCCAACTGCGCGCCGGGCGCGCCGGTGGTGATCGGCGACGCGCGGATTGCCATCGAGGCCATGCCGCAGGCCAGTTTCGACGTGTTGGTCATCGATGCCTTTTCGTCGGACGCCATTCCCCTGCACCTGCTGACTGACGAGGCGATGGGCATCTACCTTGCGGCCACGGCTGGCGATGGCTTGCTGATGATGCACATTTCCAACAACTACATCCGCCTGCAACCAGTGCTGGCGAGGCTGGCGCAGGAACGCGGTCTTGCCACCATGGTTCTCATCGACAAGGGCGACAGTGCTGGCAGCGGGACCGGTAACAATGCAGGCGACCTGTATCCGTCCACCTGGGTGGCACTGGCGCCAGACCAGGCCCGCCTGGCGGAGCTCGCCGGCAGCGGCGCATGGCAACCCCTCGCGCCGCCCGAAGGCCCGGTGTGGACCGACGATTACGCCTCCATCCTGCCCTACCTCGTCTGGGAGAATTTCTTGTGA
- a CDS encoding gamma carbonic anhydrase family protein, whose protein sequence is MNIDPLDWSQRFPGATIMAFEGKVPHIDATAFVAPGARIIGDVTIGPQASVWYNCVLRGDIHRIEVGARSNVQDGSVFHVEGPRPDTAGEPTIIGEDCVIGHMAVVHGAQLENRAFVGMGAIAMDGARIAEGGMLGAGALLSPGKQIGPGEIWIGRPARYYRTQDEAQVAKIRFQTERYCSLAQRHLAELRK, encoded by the coding sequence GTGAACATCGACCCCCTCGACTGGAGCCAGCGTTTCCCCGGCGCGACCATCATGGCCTTCGAAGGCAAGGTCCCGCACATCGACGCCACCGCCTTCGTCGCCCCCGGAGCGCGCATCATTGGCGACGTTACCATCGGCCCGCAGGCGAGCGTCTGGTACAACTGCGTGCTGCGCGGTGACATTCACCGCATCGAAGTGGGGGCGCGCAGCAACGTTCAGGATGGCAGCGTCTTCCATGTCGAAGGGCCACGGCCGGATACGGCGGGCGAACCCACGATCATTGGCGAGGATTGCGTGATCGGCCACATGGCCGTGGTGCACGGCGCGCAGCTGGAAAACCGCGCCTTCGTGGGCATGGGCGCCATCGCGATGGACGGCGCGCGTATCGCCGAGGGGGGCATGCTGGGCGCAGGCGCTTTGCTGTCACCCGGAAAGCAGATCGGTCCGGGCGAGATCTGGATCGGCCGGCCGGCAAGATATTACCGCACGCAGGACGAAGCGCAGGTCGCCAAGATCCGCTTCCAGACCGAACGTTATTGCAGCCTGGCGCAGCGGCACCTTGCAGAGCTGCGAAAGTAG